The following is a genomic window from Malus sylvestris chromosome 7, drMalSylv7.2, whole genome shotgun sequence.
TTTGGCTAATTAGAATAATGGGTTTCAATCCCACAATTCCCACTACACATCCAAACATTTCTAATATAATTCCCAAAGACACTAAACAGTGCAATACAATTCataatattaaaattacaaccaaaaAGAGGCATATACCGTAAGCCTTGAGAACACGCAGGATCTTGCTTCCAGTAACGGTCTTAACCTGCGCAATGCCGTGAGAGTCACGGAGAATGACACCGATCTGAGACGGAGTCATACCCTTCTTTGCAAACTTGCAGATGTTCTCCTCCACCTTAATCATATATATAATCGCCTCAATTAGCATCGATAATTACAtataaattttgggtttttgattTACTTACATCTGGAGCAGTGACCTTCAACCAGCTCGGCGCACTCCTCTTGTACGGCAGCGCTGAGGCTGACATTCCCTTTCTGCAAAACCCCAAAACAGATAAGAAATCGAATACttctatagagagagagagagagagagagagagagagagaagggaggaggAGGCGTACCCATGACTGTGCATGCGACCCATGGCGTCGGAGGCGGAGGCGGCGGTTGGCTATGTGCTTAGGTTCTCTGAGACGGCGCCAAATGATTCCGCTGGTTTTTCAGAGATGAGGCATTTTCTTAAAGCTGTTTATATATGAAGGCCGGCTTGGACTTCGACCCGTGCCCCAATAGAAAAGGCCTAATGGGCTCTGAACCAAGCTCTGATAAGAAAGGCCTAAATTGTTCATCGGTTTGGGTTTGATCACACATTGGGCCAGGCCCAACAAAAGAAGACAACAACAAAATTAGTTGCTAGGGATCGTTTGGTGTCTAAGATTGGGAAACGATCGGAATTGAGTTCAAGTCAGTTCTATAAAGTATCACTACCTTCTAAATGAGAGACATTGAGCTACGACGTGTCTAGTGTGTGATAGTATTATTGTTAGttcattagtgtagataatatcattttttcaaaacaaaaaaaatatgtaatccCCCTCAACCATAGAATTCGACATTCAGGGTCAACCTGACGAGTTCTATAAGGAAAGCATAGAAGCTTGAGGGATTGTTAAGGAAGGTGACAAGGGTCAACAAAAGGTGTCATTTTGGAACCCTAAGCCCGGGGGAGGGAGGTTACCACATCGACACAAGGGAATTTAAGGCCGCTAATCCaatgtaattaaaaaaacatgACTACCACATATGATGTAGGCTGTTGTCCAATTTAATAAGTTCAATCTCAACGTTTATAAGTTCACTAAACACCGATAAAAAAACATTAGCTCAATTTAATTGAAATAGTCAAGGGTCAAAAACCCCAAACAACAACCTTCGTTGCTTGGGCCATGTTTGTGCGGCAATAGAAAAGCTCGGCATCTTTTTAGCACCTAACATGGAGGCTGGGGAAGGTGCACCAAATCAACAAAGCTAAAGGTATCGATACCCTGTTGGATTAAAAGGAGTCCATAAAAGCAAATTTAAAGGCCAACTATGCCGATTAAAAAGCCACCCACGAACAgaaaaccacaactttttgaAATTGTCATTCGGGTGActcaattttcatgttttttaaaTTTGGGAAAAATCATGTCATATGCAATCATTTAGCTTGTCTTGCATGATTACGGAGAGACCATTAGAACACAAGTTGTGCTCAAAACgcattattttttgggtctCTTTTTAAACTACTGGATCGTAAGTGATGAGTGGTGCAATTTGATTAGCGTATACCTAAAAGGGGACAGAGCATGAAAATTagagaaaattttcagtgtGCAAAAATGGCTCGATACATTAAGTGTAATAATGCAATTGGTTGTAAATTTGAAGaaacaaattatttaaaaattgagGCTTCAGACAAAAATGCAATGAAgtattctaatattttttttt
Proteins encoded in this region:
- the LOC126629517 gene encoding 40S ribosomal protein S13-like, which gives rise to MGRMHSHGKGMSASALPYKRSAPSWLKVTAPDVEENICKFAKKGMTPSQIGVILRDSHGIAQVKTVTGSKILRVLKAYGLAPEIPEDLYHLIKKAVSIRKHLERNRKDKDSKFRLILVESRIHRLSRYYKKTKKLPPVWKYESTTASTLVA